Proteins encoded together in one Micromonospora kangleipakensis window:
- a CDS encoding response regulator, which produces MTQTAKALLVDDRRENLMALEAILQGLPVQSVAVESGEAALKQLLVDDFAVILLDAQMPDMDGFETASHIKRRERTRHVPIIFLTAADRDAQLALRGYAVGAVDYLTKPFDPWVLRAKVSVFVELWVKTRQLAAQSDVVRERDAQWRMLTDAVDEATTLLRGDDGPESRDRAVDILEQARWGNNA; this is translated from the coding sequence GTGACCCAGACGGCCAAGGCGCTGCTGGTGGACGACCGGCGGGAGAACCTGATGGCCCTGGAGGCGATCCTCCAGGGCCTCCCGGTGCAGTCGGTCGCCGTGGAGAGCGGCGAGGCGGCGCTCAAGCAGCTTCTGGTGGACGACTTCGCGGTGATCCTGTTGGACGCCCAGATGCCGGACATGGACGGCTTCGAGACGGCCAGCCACATCAAGCGGCGGGAGCGGACCCGGCACGTGCCGATAATCTTCCTCACCGCCGCGGACCGGGACGCCCAGCTGGCGCTGCGCGGCTACGCGGTCGGCGCGGTGGACTACCTGACCAAGCCGTTCGACCCGTGGGTGCTGCGGGCGAAGGTCTCGGTCTTCGTCGAGCTGTGGGTGAAGACCCGGCAGCTCGCCGCCCAGTCCGACGTGGTGCGGGAGCGGGACGCCCAGTGGCGGATGCTCACCGACGCGGTGGACGAGGCCACCACCCTGCTGCGCGGCGACGACGGACCGGAGTCGCGGGACCGCGCGGTGGACATCCTCGAACAGGCCCGCTGGGGCAACAACGCCTGA
- a CDS encoding ABC transporter ATP-binding protein: METPIEVSGLVKTFGRTRALDGLDLTVRAGEVHGFLGPNGSGKSTTIRVLLGLLRADAGAVRLLGGDPWRDAVALHRRLAYVPGDVTLWPNLSGGEVIDLLGRMRGGLDPKRRAELLDSFELDPRKKGRAYSKGNRQKVGLVAALASDVELLILDEPTSGLDPLMEEVFQQWVIRAKSDGRTVLLSSHILAEVEALCDRVTIIRNGRNVETGTLGELRHLHRTSIDAELAGPLDGLATLPGVHDLRVDGDRVRFDVDNVALDAALRRLTEIGVRSLVSQPPTLEELFLRHYESTGAEATR; the protein is encoded by the coding sequence ATGGAAACTCCGATTGAGGTGTCCGGCCTGGTGAAGACCTTCGGCCGGACCCGGGCGCTCGACGGACTCGACCTCACCGTCCGCGCCGGGGAGGTGCACGGCTTCCTGGGCCCCAACGGCTCCGGCAAGTCGACCACCATCCGGGTGCTGCTCGGTCTGCTCCGGGCGGACGCGGGGGCCGTCCGACTGCTCGGCGGTGACCCCTGGCGGGACGCCGTCGCCCTGCACCGCCGGCTGGCGTACGTCCCCGGCGACGTCACCCTCTGGCCCAACCTCTCCGGCGGCGAGGTGATCGACCTGCTCGGGCGGATGCGCGGCGGGCTTGACCCGAAGCGCCGGGCCGAGCTGCTGGACTCCTTCGAGCTGGACCCGCGCAAGAAGGGCCGGGCCTACTCCAAGGGCAACCGGCAGAAGGTCGGCCTGGTCGCCGCCCTCGCCTCCGACGTCGAGCTGCTCATCCTCGACGAGCCGACCTCCGGGCTGGACCCGCTGATGGAGGAGGTCTTCCAGCAGTGGGTGATCCGCGCCAAGTCCGACGGCCGAACGGTGCTGCTCTCCAGCCACATCCTGGCCGAGGTGGAGGCGCTCTGCGACCGGGTGACGATCATCCGCAACGGCCGGAACGTGGAGACCGGCACCCTCGGCGAGCTGCGCCACCTGCACCGCACCTCGATCGACGCCGAGCTGGCCGGCCCGCTGGACGGCCTCGCCACGCTGCCCGGCGTGCACGATCTGCGGGTCGACGGCGACCGGGTGCGCTTCGACGTGGACAACGTCGCGCTGGACGCCGCGCTGCGCCGGCTCACCGAGATCGGCGTACGCAGCCTGGTCAGCCAGCCGCCCACGCTGGAGGAGCTGTTCCTGCGGCACTACGAGTCGACCGGCGCCGAGGCGACCCGATGA
- a CDS encoding GbsR/MarR family transcriptional regulator → MPDDHRPTRNEEEIHLFVERMAMAFADVGFPRMAARVLFTVMSADGPLTAAEIGERLGVSAAAVSGAVRYLTQFAMLVREPVKGSRRDRYRMPDNPWYEATVTKTGLYKNFIDIASGGVEALAGRETPGGERVSEMRDFFLFVQEEIDSLGERWRARRAATGHGGRADA, encoded by the coding sequence ATGCCTGACGACCACCGCCCGACCCGGAACGAGGAGGAGATCCACCTCTTCGTCGAGCGGATGGCGATGGCCTTCGCGGACGTCGGCTTCCCCCGGATGGCCGCCCGGGTGCTCTTCACCGTGATGAGCGCCGACGGGCCGCTCACCGCCGCTGAGATCGGCGAGCGGCTGGGGGTGAGCGCGGCGGCAGTCTCCGGTGCGGTCCGCTACCTCACCCAGTTCGCCATGCTGGTCCGCGAGCCGGTGAAGGGCTCCCGGCGGGACCGTTACCGGATGCCGGACAACCCCTGGTACGAGGCCACGGTCACCAAGACCGGGCTCTACAAGAACTTCATCGACATCGCCTCGGGCGGGGTGGAGGCCCTGGCCGGTCGGGAGACCCCCGGCGGCGAGCGGGTCAGCGAGATGCGGGACTTCTTCCTCTTCGTACAGGAGGAGATCGACTCGCTCGGCGAACGGTGGCGCGCCCGGCGCGCCGCGACCGGACACGGCGGCCGGGCCGACGCCTGA
- a CDS encoding STAS domain-containing protein, whose amino-acid sequence MDRAELSITVHRTGDEVVLRLAGEIDMLTATQLSTVVNEVLADPPPRIVLDLGGVGFCDSQGLGTLVVLSRKASHAQSLLVLSNVGDFLLRVLDITGLRSALMIRNETPS is encoded by the coding sequence GTGGATCGTGCCGAACTGTCCATCACGGTACACCGGACGGGCGACGAAGTGGTTCTTCGCCTGGCCGGTGAGATCGACATGCTCACGGCCACCCAGCTGTCGACCGTCGTCAACGAGGTCCTGGCCGACCCCCCGCCGCGCATCGTGCTCGACCTGGGCGGGGTCGGCTTCTGCGACTCGCAGGGGCTCGGCACCCTCGTCGTGCTCAGCCGCAAGGCCAGCCACGCGCAGAGCCTGCTGGTGCTGAGCAACGTCGGCGACTTCCTGCTCCGCGTCCTCGACATCACCGGCCTCCGCTCCGCCCTGATGATCCGCAACGAGACCCCGTCCTGA
- a CDS encoding ABC transporter permease — MSTLTGTRHLVRLILRRDRVLLPLWVLVLAVLPMSYATSFFELFPTAAERAAYAAGTARNPSIVALLGPVYGESVGALTAQRGGFLLVIIALASLLTVIRHTRTEEEAGRRELLGGTVLGRYAGLTAALLVTYAADLLLGLLTAAGLVATGLPAAGSLAYGLAGALVGVVFATVGGLAAQLTETAGGARGIAIAVLGAAFALRLAGDAAEREWLSWLSPLGWGPRIRAYEGDRWWVLALPVALSALLAAVAYPLSVRRDLGAGLLPPRLGPATAGESLAGPFGLAWRLHRGQILWWSVGFGLLGLILGGAAKAAGSSVEGNPQLEQIMTRIGGASGLAEAYLGATLSLAGLAAAGYGIQAALRMRSEETDGRAEPLLATGVTRTRWLLSHVLFALVGPAVVLAVTGFATGLTYGISVHDVPGELPRMVGAALAQLPAAWVLAGLAVLLYGLLPRLAGVAWAVLAVCVLLGQLGAVLELSQWLLDLSPFTHTPQVLADHWHATPLWLLTAVALLLATTGLTAFRRRDLPTT, encoded by the coding sequence ATGAGCACCCTCACCGGCACCCGTCACCTGGTCCGCCTGATCCTGCGCCGGGACCGCGTCCTGCTGCCGCTCTGGGTGCTGGTCCTCGCCGTGCTGCCGATGTCGTACGCGACCAGCTTCTTCGAGCTCTTCCCGACCGCCGCCGAGCGGGCCGCGTACGCCGCCGGCACCGCCCGCAACCCGTCGATCGTCGCGCTGCTCGGCCCGGTCTACGGCGAGAGCGTCGGCGCGCTCACCGCGCAGCGTGGCGGCTTCCTGCTGGTGATCATCGCGCTGGCCAGCCTGCTCACCGTCATCCGGCACACCCGGACCGAGGAGGAGGCCGGCCGCCGGGAGCTGCTCGGCGGCACGGTGCTCGGCCGGTACGCCGGGCTGACGGCCGCCCTGCTGGTGACGTACGCGGCCGACCTGCTGCTCGGCCTGCTCACCGCCGCGGGGCTGGTCGCCACCGGCCTGCCGGCCGCCGGCTCGCTGGCGTACGGGCTCGCCGGCGCGCTGGTCGGCGTCGTCTTCGCCACCGTCGGCGGGCTCGCCGCCCAGCTCACCGAGACGGCGGGCGGGGCACGGGGGATCGCCATCGCCGTCCTCGGGGCGGCCTTCGCGCTCCGCCTCGCCGGTGACGCGGCGGAGCGGGAGTGGCTGAGCTGGCTCTCCCCGCTGGGCTGGGGCCCGCGCATCCGGGCCTACGAGGGTGACCGGTGGTGGGTGCTGGCGCTGCCGGTGGCGCTCTCTGCGCTGCTCGCCGCCGTCGCGTACCCGCTGTCGGTGCGCCGCGACCTGGGCGCCGGGCTGCTGCCGCCGCGGCTCGGCCCGGCCACCGCCGGGGAATCCCTGGCCGGGCCGTTCGGCCTGGCCTGGCGGCTGCACCGCGGGCAGATCCTCTGGTGGTCGGTCGGCTTCGGCCTGCTCGGGCTGATCCTCGGCGGGGCGGCGAAGGCCGCCGGCAGCTCGGTCGAGGGCAACCCCCAGCTGGAGCAGATCATGACCAGGATCGGTGGTGCCTCGGGGCTGGCCGAGGCGTACCTCGGGGCGACGTTGAGCCTGGCCGGGCTGGCCGCCGCCGGATACGGCATCCAGGCCGCGCTGCGGATGCGGTCGGAGGAGACCGACGGGCGTGCCGAGCCGCTGCTGGCCACCGGGGTGACCCGGACCCGCTGGCTCCTGTCGCACGTGCTGTTCGCCCTGGTCGGACCGGCGGTGGTGCTCGCCGTCACCGGGTTCGCGACCGGCCTGACGTACGGGATCAGCGTCCACGACGTGCCGGGCGAACTGCCCCGGATGGTCGGCGCCGCACTGGCGCAGCTGCCGGCGGCCTGGGTGCTGGCCGGCCTCGCGGTGCTGCTGTACGGGCTGCTGCCCCGGCTGGCCGGGGTGGCCTGGGCGGTGCTCGCGGTCTGCGTGCTGCTCGGCCAGCTCGGCGCGGTGCTGGAGCTGAGCCAGTGGCTGCTGGACCTCTCGCCGTTCACCCACACCCCGCAGGTGCTGGCCGACCACTGGCACGCCACCCCGCTCTGGCTCCTGACCGCCGTCGCCCTCCTGCTGGCCACAACCGGCCTCACGGCCTTCCGCCGCCGCGACCTCCCCACCACCTGA